One Tunturibacter gelidoferens genomic region harbors:
- a CDS encoding excinuclease ABC subunit C, with protein sequence MTTSFHFEHVLDFTPGHADEILRTIPSLPGVFALCGARKEDAPYLTQTTDLRRRMRRLLDPPESQSKRLNLREKVARIEYCVTGSAFESSLVLYQATAAQFGYTEARRRLKLHTPYFLRMTMENAFPRVYSTNKLSKRGLAQMYGPFPSRLAAERYCDAVLDLFKLRRCYEDLAPYPDHPGCVYGEMNKCIEPCKQACTAEEYAAESEAVKKFFDTRGDSMIIAIGLEREEASSAMKFEKAAALHAQWQKVKAAQALADWIVRPIPRLKAIIVQTAAQETEHTEQAAAFLLNGGCIVGPERLSTLGVRAVREQTSVGSSLFAQPLMLQAVPLEGESTASDSPENRAAYVLSLLEKRAEPSNDLALLSDHLSLLRRWYYRPEKQRNGEIFFPNEDGGDKGAWPIRKILRGAARMVLGDPKPMAETQRDAAKEAAKGIKTKILHEGRPDVERVVPVLPKHR encoded by the coding sequence GTGACAACCAGCTTCCATTTCGAACACGTTCTAGACTTCACTCCGGGCCACGCAGACGAGATCCTCCGCACCATCCCCTCGCTTCCCGGCGTCTTCGCCCTCTGCGGCGCACGCAAGGAAGACGCACCCTACCTCACCCAAACCACAGACCTGCGCCGCCGCATGCGTCGTCTGCTCGATCCACCCGAGTCGCAATCCAAGCGCCTCAACCTTCGCGAAAAAGTAGCGCGTATCGAGTACTGCGTCACTGGCTCCGCCTTCGAGTCCTCCCTCGTCCTCTACCAGGCCACCGCCGCGCAGTTCGGATACACCGAAGCGCGCCGCCGCCTCAAGCTCCACACGCCTTACTTTCTGCGCATGACCATGGAGAACGCCTTCCCTCGCGTCTACTCCACTAACAAGCTATCGAAGCGCGGCCTCGCCCAGATGTACGGCCCCTTCCCCTCGCGCCTCGCCGCCGAGCGCTACTGCGACGCGGTCCTCGATCTCTTCAAGCTCCGCCGCTGCTACGAAGATCTCGCGCCCTACCCCGACCACCCCGGCTGCGTCTACGGCGAGATGAACAAGTGCATCGAACCCTGCAAGCAAGCCTGCACGGCCGAAGAGTACGCAGCCGAATCCGAAGCCGTAAAGAAATTCTTCGACACCCGAGGCGATAGCATGATCATCGCCATCGGGCTCGAACGCGAAGAGGCCTCCTCCGCAATGAAGTTCGAAAAGGCCGCCGCCCTCCACGCTCAATGGCAGAAGGTGAAAGCCGCACAGGCGCTCGCCGACTGGATCGTACGCCCCATCCCGCGACTGAAGGCCATCATCGTACAGACAGCCGCCCAGGAGACGGAGCACACGGAACAAGCGGCCGCGTTCCTCCTCAACGGCGGCTGCATCGTCGGCCCCGAACGCCTCTCCACACTCGGCGTCCGCGCTGTCCGCGAACAAACCAGCGTCGGCAGCTCCCTCTTCGCGCAACCACTCATGCTGCAGGCCGTGCCACTCGAAGGCGAGTCCACGGCCTCCGACTCGCCGGAGAATCGCGCCGCTTACGTCCTCTCTCTCCTCGAAAAGCGCGCCGAACCATCCAACGACCTCGCTCTCCTCAGCGACCATCTCTCGCTCCTGCGCCGCTGGTACTATCGCCCCGAAAAGCAGCGCAACGGCGAGATCTTCTTCCCCAACGAAGACGGGGGCGACAAGGGCGCGTGGCCCATCCGCAAGATCCTGCGCGGCGCCGCCCGCATGGTCCTCGGCGACCCCAAACCCATGGCCGAAACCCAGCGCGACGCCGCCAAGGAAGCCGCAAAAGGAATCAAAACCAAGATCCTCCACGAAGGCCGCCCCGACGTCGAAAGAGTCGTACCTGTTTTGCCCAAGCATCGCTAG
- a CDS encoding STAS domain-containing protein: protein MPEEVAPAKPLTYDIKREGETAVVKCHGRLVAGLTDGFYQDLKEVASSSKVLILDLEDLTYVDSMGLGTIVRLYAHAKGAGCEFQLLHLGKQLRNLLKMTNLLSTLSSAEEHGITVA from the coding sequence ATGCCTGAAGAAGTAGCCCCCGCCAAACCGCTAACCTATGACATTAAACGTGAAGGTGAGACCGCCGTTGTGAAGTGCCATGGCCGCTTGGTGGCTGGTCTCACGGATGGCTTTTATCAGGACCTGAAGGAAGTTGCCTCCAGCAGCAAAGTGCTCATACTCGATCTCGAAGACCTCACCTATGTGGACAGTATGGGGCTAGGCACGATTGTGCGGCTCTATGCTCATGCGAAAGGCGCAGGATGCGAGTTCCAGCTGCTGCACCTCGGCAAGCAGTTGCGGAATCTGTTGAAGATGACCAATCTGCTGTCGACTCTCAGCTCCGCGGAGGAGCATGGAATCACCGTCGCCTAA
- a CDS encoding carboxylesterase/lipase family protein, protein MITRRSFLANTSLAACSLSTRRLFAFTPVAPAIVRTPSGSLRGESSDGVRVFRGVPFAEPPVGPLRFLPTEKVAPWKSERDATKFSAAPMQHKQLDVPHSEDCLYLNIWAPEGSGPFPIFVWIHGGGFTDGHAFEPMYDGTDFAREGIISISVEYRLGIFGFLDYEPLLGQQYTGTANNALHDLMTGLAWIQENISAFGGDPARVTIGGESAGAKLIGTLMGIPSAQPLFHQMISESGGAERIWDRAASAEISKGFGDLWQKQSGETIANLKTAAGTALIQAQQQFIETWPQHFPLRAELDGPLIPRLPVETIASGSARGKRLLLGTNREESAIFIGPHPAKDATSIQLGNMSVAKFDAVYQHYKDIYPQLSVEERRIRAVTAEEYWIPSIRVAEAHLKGGGSAYVYELEFQETSGRLKGNAYHSLDVGMVWNHPHKQVADAASEACLGKQMHAAWSAFICGETPAAPGLPAWPLYDQQSRSTMVFGANANAESRVEQAPQAAELKLWNESL, encoded by the coding sequence ATGATCACTCGCCGAAGCTTCCTGGCAAACACCTCGCTTGCCGCATGTTCTCTCAGCACCCGACGTCTTTTCGCATTCACTCCCGTCGCGCCCGCCATTGTTCGCACGCCAAGCGGAAGTTTGCGTGGCGAAAGCAGCGATGGGGTCCGCGTCTTCCGTGGCGTGCCCTTTGCCGAGCCACCTGTGGGACCGCTGCGCTTTCTCCCAACAGAAAAGGTGGCCCCTTGGAAAAGCGAACGTGATGCGACTAAGTTCTCCGCCGCCCCCATGCAGCATAAACAGCTGGACGTACCTCACAGCGAGGACTGTCTCTACCTGAACATCTGGGCACCCGAAGGCAGCGGGCCATTTCCCATCTTTGTATGGATCCACGGTGGAGGCTTCACCGACGGCCACGCCTTCGAGCCTATGTATGACGGCACGGACTTCGCCCGCGAAGGTATCATCAGCATCTCTGTCGAGTATCGCCTCGGCATCTTCGGCTTCCTGGACTACGAACCCCTCCTCGGTCAGCAATACACAGGAACCGCGAACAACGCGCTGCATGACCTGATGACCGGGCTCGCCTGGATACAGGAGAACATCAGTGCCTTCGGCGGCGATCCTGCTCGCGTAACCATCGGTGGTGAATCTGCAGGCGCCAAGTTGATCGGTACCTTGATGGGCATTCCCTCGGCCCAGCCACTGTTCCACCAGATGATCTCCGAGAGCGGCGGAGCCGAACGCATCTGGGATCGTGCGGCGAGCGCAGAGATCTCAAAAGGCTTCGGAGATCTCTGGCAGAAGCAATCCGGCGAAACCATCGCGAACCTGAAGACGGCAGCAGGAACCGCATTAATCCAGGCACAGCAGCAATTCATCGAAACCTGGCCGCAGCACTTCCCGCTACGCGCCGAGCTCGATGGACCTCTGATTCCGCGACTTCCCGTGGAGACCATCGCCAGCGGTTCGGCCCGTGGCAAGAGGCTGCTCCTCGGTACCAACCGCGAAGAGAGCGCTATCTTCATCGGGCCACATCCGGCCAAAGATGCAACGTCGATTCAGCTCGGCAACATGAGTGTTGCGAAGTTCGATGCTGTCTATCAACACTACAAGGACATCTATCCGCAACTCAGCGTCGAGGAGCGCCGCATTCGCGCCGTCACGGCAGAGGAGTACTGGATCCCTTCCATCCGCGTCGCAGAGGCGCATCTCAAAGGCGGCGGCAGCGCGTACGTCTACGAGTTGGAGTTCCAGGAGACCAGCGGCAGGCTCAAAGGCAACGCCTATCACTCGCTCGATGTCGGCATGGTCTGGAATCACCCGCACAAGCAGGTTGCCGATGCCGCATCAGAAGCCTGCCTGGGCAAACAGATGCACGCTGCCTGGTCCGCCTTCATCTGCGGCGAAACTCCAGCGGCACCCGGACTTCCCGCGTGGCCGCTATACGACCAACAAAGCCGGTCGACCATGGTCTTCGGAGCGAATGCCAACGCCGAAAGCCGCGTGGAACAGGCGCCGCAAGCCGCTGAGCTCAAGCTATGGAACGAAAGCCTGTAA
- a CDS encoding linear amide C-N hydrolase codes for MTANVPGEKRLATLHLSMSDATGDSAIVEYIDGKQTIHHDRKYQVMTNSPAFDQQLALDTYWKGIGGTVMLPGTNRAADRFARASFYINAIPQGESPDITVASVFSVIRNVSVPYGLTTPEEPNISSTRWRTVADQKRMILFLRVCGDTEYVLDELQGYRFLR; via the coding sequence GTGACCGCGAATGTTCCGGGCGAAAAAAGGCTCGCTACATTGCATCTCTCGATGTCGGATGCGACCGGCGACAGCGCGATTGTGGAGTACATCGATGGCAAACAGACGATTCACCATGACCGCAAGTATCAGGTGATGACGAATTCCCCGGCGTTCGATCAGCAGCTGGCGCTGGATACGTATTGGAAGGGCATTGGCGGAACGGTTATGCTTCCAGGAACGAACCGCGCTGCGGACAGGTTTGCACGGGCTTCTTTCTACATCAACGCAATCCCACAGGGAGAGAGTCCGGATATTACGGTTGCCAGCGTCTTCAGCGTGATCCGGAATGTCTCGGTGCCTTACGGGCTTACGACGCCGGAGGAGCCGAACATCTCATCGACGCGATGGAGAACGGTGGCCGATCAGAAGAGAATGATTTTATTTCTTCGAGTCTGCGGTGACACCGAATACGTTCTGGATGAACTTCAAGGATATCGATTTCTCCGCTGA
- a CDS encoding linear amide C-N hydrolase produces MIRWICSFLVVLTVLPGAEVRILACTRAVYLGPGGEVITSRSMDWKVDVGTNLWILPREMERNGEVGAQSLEWRSKYGSVVATGYDVSTTDGMNEKGMVANLLWLVESEYPKPVAGKPGLAISLWAQWVLDKLRNSGRGSGRSGTRTLYIGDRECSGRKKARYIASLDVGCDRRQRDCGVHRWQTDDSP; encoded by the coding sequence ATGATTCGTTGGATTTGTTCCTTCCTTGTTGTTCTGACTGTTTTACCTGGCGCAGAGGTGCGCATCCTGGCGTGTACGCGGGCTGTTTACCTTGGGCCGGGCGGCGAAGTGATTACCTCTCGCTCGATGGATTGGAAGGTGGATGTAGGCACGAATCTGTGGATACTGCCTCGCGAGATGGAGCGGAACGGGGAGGTGGGAGCGCAGTCGTTGGAATGGAGATCGAAGTACGGAAGCGTGGTGGCTACTGGATATGACGTTTCAACGACGGATGGGATGAATGAGAAGGGGATGGTGGCGAATCTGCTCTGGCTGGTGGAGTCGGAGTATCCGAAGCCGGTCGCAGGGAAGCCCGGGCTGGCGATCTCACTATGGGCACAGTGGGTGCTGGACAAACTTCGCAACAGTGGCCGAGGCAGTGGACGCTCTGGAACACGAACCCTTTACATTGGTGACCGCGAATGTTCCGGGCGAAAAAAGGCTCGCTACATTGCATCTCTCGATGTCGGATGCGACCGGCGACAGCGCGATTGTGGAGTACATCGATGGCAAACAGACGATTCACCATGA
- the rpe gene encoding ribulose-phosphate 3-epimerase — translation MIELAASILAADFAHLADEVALVELGGATLLHVDIMDGHFVPNITFGPPVVKALRPITSLPLDCHMMVDNPDNFIHDFAEAGADMMSVHQEVCRHLHRTLQQIILHGMLPAVVLNPATPVDTLIEVLPMLHHVLVMSVNPGFGGQKFLPLALDKIAHLAELREEMGLNFRIEVDGGVAHDTVAQVVEAGADMLVAGSAIFSPGKTEQNAVEFLKIARAAGSVQVA, via the coding sequence GTGATCGAACTGGCAGCATCCATCCTCGCCGCAGACTTCGCCCACCTCGCCGACGAAGTCGCCCTCGTGGAGCTCGGCGGAGCCACCCTCCTCCACGTCGACATCATGGACGGCCACTTCGTCCCCAACATCACCTTCGGCCCACCCGTCGTCAAGGCGCTGCGCCCCATCACCAGTCTTCCCCTTGACTGCCACATGATGGTCGATAATCCCGACAACTTCATCCACGACTTCGCCGAGGCAGGCGCAGACATGATGAGCGTTCACCAGGAGGTCTGCCGCCACCTCCATCGCACCCTCCAGCAGATCATCCTCCACGGCATGCTCCCGGCCGTCGTCCTCAACCCCGCAACTCCGGTCGATACGCTGATAGAAGTCCTTCCGATGCTGCACCATGTGCTGGTCATGAGCGTCAATCCAGGCTTCGGCGGCCAGAAGTTCCTGCCCCTGGCGCTCGACAAGATCGCCCACCTCGCCGAACTGCGCGAGGAGATGGGCCTCAACTTTCGCATCGAAGTTGACGGCGGGGTCGCTCACGATACCGTCGCTCAGGTCGTCGAAGCAGGAGCCGACATGCTCGTCGCCGGCTCAGCCATCTTCAGCCCCGGCAAAACCGAGCAGAACGCCGTCGAATTTCTCAAAATCGCCCGGGCAGCCGGCTCTGTACAAGTGGCATAA
- a CDS encoding outer membrane protein assembly factor BamD: MNKRSFFPTLRAGTLAGVAIASLMFGSIGAMAQVNGSSQTTTDANGQQHESVTLSATPPDNKKDKVVQSKDTKKELRKEKTMKPAEKPDAKLPDKVLYDKAVDATKRGHFDVARLDLQTLLNTYPDSQYQMKAKLAIGDSWYKEGGTAALTQAEQEYKDFITFFPNAPEAAEAQMRVGDIYFRQMDKPDRDYAKATHAEEEYRLMLQQFPESTLVPQAKQRLREVQEVMATREANIAAFYQTHNNYPATIARFQTVVDTYPQYSHMDDVLVGLGDAYEAEARFVRTMKLPEAGKARLEKIYDDEAIAAYSKVVLEHSASPHVEDARDRLDAMNVKIPQPTPEQIAASVALENSRRQYRLQDRARLLVLHQPDVVMAARDGEPTLADPAPTIAPHVVNQIKTDFNDALSPNGPAAAKPATTTADAATPTADGAAPTAPAAPAAPLALSDVPAADAGAASGASSTTSISGAAPTPPASSGNRIGGVEILNSGASGTTVPDNGGLKAVGPTNSTPLPAAEKAAAAPDAVNDIKPGTQPAAQAGNANGKNKKPEFDKSDESDSKHKKKKGLNKLNPF, encoded by the coding sequence ATGAACAAACGTTCTTTCTTTCCAACTCTCAGGGCCGGCACGCTGGCCGGAGTCGCAATTGCCAGCCTGATGTTCGGCTCGATCGGAGCCATGGCACAGGTAAACGGCTCGTCCCAGACGACCACCGACGCCAACGGTCAGCAACACGAGAGCGTGACCCTCTCCGCAACACCGCCAGACAACAAAAAGGACAAAGTCGTACAGTCCAAAGACACCAAAAAAGAGCTCCGCAAAGAGAAGACGATGAAGCCGGCCGAAAAACCCGACGCCAAGCTTCCCGACAAGGTCCTCTACGATAAAGCCGTCGACGCGACCAAGCGCGGACACTTCGACGTCGCCCGTCTCGACCTGCAAACGCTGCTCAATACTTATCCTGACTCGCAATATCAGATGAAGGCCAAGCTCGCCATCGGCGACAGCTGGTACAAGGAAGGCGGCACCGCAGCCCTCACCCAGGCCGAGCAGGAGTACAAAGACTTCATCACCTTCTTCCCCAACGCGCCCGAGGCCGCCGAGGCCCAGATGCGCGTCGGCGACATCTACTTTCGCCAGATGGACAAGCCCGACCGCGACTACGCCAAGGCCACTCACGCCGAGGAAGAGTACCGCCTGATGCTGCAGCAGTTCCCCGAATCCACTCTGGTGCCTCAGGCCAAGCAGAGGCTGCGCGAGGTGCAGGAGGTCATGGCCACCCGCGAAGCTAACATCGCCGCCTTCTACCAGACCCACAACAACTATCCCGCGACGATCGCCCGCTTCCAGACCGTCGTCGATACCTATCCGCAGTACAGCCACATGGACGACGTTCTTGTCGGCCTCGGCGATGCGTATGAGGCTGAAGCGCGGTTCGTTCGCACCATGAAGCTCCCCGAGGCAGGCAAGGCGAGGCTCGAAAAGATCTATGACGACGAGGCCATCGCCGCCTACAGCAAAGTGGTTCTCGAGCACTCCGCCTCACCCCACGTCGAAGATGCGCGCGATCGTCTCGATGCGATGAACGTCAAGATTCCGCAGCCCACCCCCGAGCAGATTGCTGCCAGCGTCGCGCTCGAAAACAGCCGCAGGCAGTACCGTCTGCAGGATCGAGCACGTCTCCTTGTCCTTCACCAGCCAGACGTCGTCATGGCAGCTCGTGATGGAGAGCCGACCCTCGCCGACCCAGCTCCCACGATCGCGCCCCACGTCGTGAACCAGATCAAGACCGACTTCAACGACGCGCTGAGTCCCAACGGACCTGCAGCTGCGAAGCCCGCGACGACGACGGCTGATGCAGCCACTCCCACAGCAGATGGTGCAGCTCCGACGGCTCCGGCTGCACCTGCCGCGCCGCTGGCCCTGTCGGATGTCCCTGCTGCCGACGCCGGTGCCGCGAGCGGAGCATCGTCGACGACCAGTATCTCGGGCGCTGCGCCAACGCCGCCTGCTTCCTCTGGCAACCGCATCGGCGGAGTTGAGATTCTCAACTCAGGCGCATCCGGAACCACCGTCCCCGACAACGGCGGCCTGAAGGCAGTTGGACCGACGAACTCTACCCCTCTTCCCGCGGCTGAAAAGGCCGCGGCCGCCCCCGACGCAGTCAACGATATCAAGCCCGGAACCCAGCCCGCCGCACAGGCAGGTAATGCCAACGGAAAGAACAAGAAGCCAGAGTTCGACAAGAGCGACGAGTCCGACAGCAAGCACAAGAAGAAGAAGGGCTTGAACAAGCTGAACCCGTTCTAG
- a CDS encoding valine--tRNA ligase, giving the protein MSQELPKAYDPSVIEQRWAEYWVKEHLFDVPTPETTHDAQKKFTILLPPPNVTGRLHMGHMLNQAEMDILTRWHRMRGETSLWVPGTDHAGIATQMMVERQLKEEGKTRQELGRNAFVEKVWAWRELYGGAILDQMKRLGASVDWSREYFTMDDKLSPAVKEAFVRLYEQGLIYRGAYIVNWDPVAQTAVSDLEVEHEERLGKLYHIRYPLADGTGSIVIATTRPETMLGDVAVAVNPTDERYLALQGKLVRLPLSGISAAAGRTAQPDREIPILADDWAKPEFGTGAVKVTPAHDANDFAIGQRHNLPNLTILDETAHVLLPGSPYHGLDRYAARERIIADLTAQNLLIEVKDHTNAIGLSQRTGVVIEPRLSQQWFIKIQPLADKAIEAVDKGYIKFTPDQYRKTYDEWMRNIHDWCISRQLWWGHRIPAWHCKACAAITVSRETPTHCATCNSTDITQETDVLDTWFSSGLLPFTVFGWPNPNPDTGMPDLTPDLAAFYPTQLLVTGFDILFFWVARMVMLGTHFMLDVPMPDGSKRELKDAVPFREVYIHGLVRDANREKMSKTKGNVINPIDIIERFGTDAVRFTLASMASPGTDIAFSEARTEGYRAFANKIWNAARFLFMNVDRAKEAGYSMTMRDSGVVASLPDNTPLETRWIFSRLSVVSAEVDRALADYRFDEAANAIYQFFWGEFCDWYLELAKLRLVFPENAPTEDAEPDMTTALTLASLVGVFESALRLLSPFMPFLTEEIWHALYEGKPPAKSIALTRYPQATDFPADPVAESAMKTLQELIVTVRGLRKELGVPEKEATPITIHAGNRVLALADANADVLSRMARVQAVEFASESLTGSNARSTAEFDVAVIYERQIDIPAERERLTKDLAKYEKGLASADKQLNNETFMSKAPAHIVDGLRKQSAETKILYDKTRAALDSLPSV; this is encoded by the coding sequence ATGAGCCAGGAACTTCCAAAAGCATACGATCCGTCCGTTATCGAACAACGCTGGGCCGAGTACTGGGTCAAAGAACATCTGTTTGACGTTCCGACCCCCGAAACTACGCACGACGCGCAAAAGAAGTTCACCATACTTCTACCGCCGCCCAACGTCACCGGCCGCCTTCACATGGGCCACATGCTCAACCAGGCGGAGATGGACATTCTCACCCGCTGGCACCGCATGCGCGGCGAAACCTCCCTCTGGGTGCCCGGCACCGACCACGCAGGCATCGCCACCCAGATGATGGTCGAACGCCAACTCAAGGAAGAAGGCAAGACCCGTCAGGAACTTGGCCGCAACGCCTTCGTCGAAAAGGTCTGGGCCTGGCGCGAGCTCTACGGCGGAGCCATCCTCGATCAGATGAAGCGCCTCGGAGCCAGCGTCGACTGGTCCCGCGAATACTTCACCATGGACGACAAGCTCTCGCCCGCCGTGAAAGAAGCCTTCGTCCGCCTCTACGAGCAGGGCCTCATCTATCGCGGAGCCTACATCGTCAACTGGGACCCCGTCGCCCAGACCGCCGTCTCCGACCTCGAAGTGGAGCACGAAGAGCGCCTCGGCAAGCTCTACCACATCCGCTATCCGCTCGCGGACGGCACTGGTTCCATTGTCATCGCAACCACGCGTCCAGAAACCATGCTCGGCGACGTAGCCGTAGCCGTGAATCCCACCGACGAGCGCTACCTCGCTCTCCAGGGCAAACTGGTCCGTCTGCCCCTGAGCGGCATCAGCGCTGCGGCAGGTAGAACAGCCCAGCCCGACCGCGAGATCCCCATCCTCGCCGACGACTGGGCCAAGCCCGAGTTCGGCACCGGCGCCGTCAAAGTCACACCAGCGCACGACGCCAACGACTTCGCCATCGGCCAGCGCCACAACCTTCCCAACCTCACCATCCTCGACGAGACCGCGCACGTCCTCCTCCCCGGTTCGCCCTATCACGGCCTCGACCGCTACGCCGCGCGCGAACGAATCATCGCCGATCTCACCGCACAGAATCTTCTTATCGAAGTGAAGGACCACACCAACGCCATCGGCCTCTCGCAGCGCACCGGCGTCGTGATCGAGCCGCGCCTCTCGCAGCAATGGTTCATAAAGATCCAGCCCCTCGCCGACAAAGCCATCGAAGCCGTCGACAAGGGTTACATCAAGTTCACGCCCGACCAGTACCGCAAGACCTACGACGAGTGGATGCGCAACATCCACGACTGGTGCATCTCGCGCCAACTCTGGTGGGGCCATCGCATCCCCGCATGGCACTGCAAAGCCTGCGCCGCCATCACCGTCTCGCGCGAAACCCCCACTCACTGCGCCACCTGCAACTCCACCGACATCACGCAGGAGACCGACGTTCTCGACACCTGGTTCTCCTCCGGCCTGCTTCCCTTCACCGTCTTCGGCTGGCCCAACCCCAACCCCGACACCGGCATGCCGGACCTCACGCCCGACCTCGCTGCCTTCTACCCCACACAGCTTCTCGTCACCGGCTTCGACATCCTCTTCTTCTGGGTCGCCCGCATGGTCATGCTCGGCACCCACTTCATGCTCGACGTTCCCATGCCCGACGGCAGCAAACGCGAGTTGAAAGACGCTGTCCCCTTCCGCGAGGTCTACATCCACGGCCTCGTCCGCGACGCCAACCGCGAGAAGATGTCCAAGACCAAGGGCAACGTCATCAACCCCATCGACATCATCGAGCGCTTCGGCACCGACGCAGTCCGCTTCACCCTCGCCAGCATGGCCTCGCCCGGCACCGACATTGCCTTCAGCGAAGCCCGCACCGAAGGCTACCGCGCCTTCGCCAACAAGATCTGGAACGCAGCCCGCTTCCTCTTTATGAACGTAGACCGAGCCAAAGAGGCTGGCTACAGCATGACCATGCGCGACAGCGGCGTCGTCGCCTCCTTGCCCGACAACACCCCGCTCGAGACCCGCTGGATCTTCTCTCGTCTCAGCGTCGTCTCCGCCGAAGTCGACCGCGCACTCGCCGACTATCGCTTCGACGAAGCCGCCAACGCCATCTATCAGTTCTTCTGGGGCGAGTTCTGCGACTGGTATCTAGAGCTCGCCAAGCTGCGCCTCGTCTTTCCAGAGAATGCCCCTACCGAAGACGCGGAACCAGACATGACCACCGCCCTCACCCTCGCCTCGCTCGTAGGCGTCTTCGAGAGTGCACTGCGTCTCCTTAGCCCCTTCATGCCCTTCCTCACCGAAGAGATCTGGCACGCGCTCTACGAAGGCAAGCCTCCCGCGAAATCCATCGCGCTCACTCGCTACCCACAGGCCACCGACTTCCCCGCCGACCCGGTAGCCGAGAGCGCCATGAAGACCCTGCAGGAGCTCATCGTCACCGTGCGTGGCCTGCGCAAAGAACTCGGCGTCCCCGAGAAAGAAGCCACACCCATCACCATCCACGCAGGCAATCGCGTCCTCGCACTCGCCGACGCCAACGCCGACGTCCTCTCAAGAATGGCACGCGTCCAAGCCGTCGAGTTCGCCAGCGAGTCGCTCACCGGCTCAAACGCACGCTCCACCGCAGAGTTCGACGTAGCCGTAATCTACGAGCGCCAGATCGACATCCCCGCCGAACGCGAGCGCCTCACCAAAGACCTCGCCAAATACGAAAAAGGCCTGGCCTCCGCCGACAAACAACTCAACAACGAAACCTTCATGTCGAAGGCTCCCGCCCACATCGTCGACGGCCTGCGAAAACAATCCGCCGAGACAAAGATCTTGTACGACAAAACAAGGGCAGCGCTGGATTCGCTGCCCTCCGTATAA
- a CDS encoding ester cyclase yields the protein MATDDKQTMENKQIAERFMEECWNQGKMDSIRELVASGCKLHDPVFPALTSGADNLKRHIEMCRIGFPDFRCSIDDTIAERNEVVHHWTTRGTHKGQFLGLAPTNRTATVSGTSIHRIEGGKIVEQWSDWNLMTLMEQLGLSAMPQQAESKTRA from the coding sequence ATGGCTACAGATGACAAACAGACCATGGAGAACAAACAGATCGCGGAGAGGTTCATGGAGGAGTGCTGGAACCAAGGGAAGATGGACTCGATCCGCGAACTTGTCGCAAGCGGATGCAAGCTTCACGACCCGGTTTTTCCCGCTCTTACCTCGGGAGCGGACAACCTGAAGCGGCACATTGAGATGTGCAGGATCGGATTTCCCGATTTCAGATGTTCAATCGACGATACGATCGCTGAACGAAATGAGGTTGTGCACCACTGGACGACTCGAGGGACTCACAAGGGACAGTTCCTTGGTCTGGCTCCGACCAACCGCACGGCCACGGTCTCGGGCACCTCGATCCATCGGATAGAGGGCGGAAAGATCGTGGAGCAGTGGTCGGATTGGAATCTGATGACGTTGATGGAGCAACTCGGACTCTCCGCTATGCCCCAGCAAGCAGAATCCAAGACGCGCGCTTGA